The following nucleotide sequence is from bacterium.
CATCCATCGGAGGCCCGCCGATTCTTACACGACCCAGATAATCCCCCATATTGAAGGCTATTGCATCGAAAACCATTGTGTTGTCCGTAACTTTGAACTTGAGATGATTCTTACCCACAATCCTCGGTTCACCCACCGACAGCAGTTTCCTTGTAAGGAACAGCGGCATGGGATTGTTCTCTCCGAATGGCGAGAGCTTATTGAGAAAATTGATCATGGTGTCGTTAAGGGAAGACAGGTCGAGTTCGGAATCGATCGTGATACTTGGCAACGGAACACCGAGGGACAGATCACGTCTGATTATATCCCTGAACCTTACTTTGAATTCCCCGATTTTATCGGCTTTGATACTGAGACCCGCGGCATATTTATGACCCCCGTATGTATCGAGGATATCCTCACACTCTCCCATTGCGGCGCAAATGTCAAATTCCTTGATACTCCGGGCCGAACCCTTGCCGTCATTGTGTTCGAGGGAGATGAGCACAGTCGGAAGATAGTATTTTTCAACAATCCGTGAAGCAGCGATACCGATAACTCCCTGATGCCAGTTTTCAGAAGCCAGCACGATCCCGGTGTTCCACTCGTCATGGCTCATTGCCAGAATCATCGCTTCCGCCTCATTGTATACACGGTCGTTCATCATGCGGCGTACCGAGTTTTCTTTTTCAATCTCATCGGCAATTTTAAGCGCCTTGAGCCAGTTCTCACAGATCAGGAGATCGACGGTTTTGGAAGCGTTTGATAGTCTCCCGGGGGCATTAAGGCGCGGGGCAAGGAAATAGACGATATTATTGGAATTCGACCGTTCCTTGACAGCCCTGGAGATTTCCATGAGTGCCGCAAGACCGGTGTTTGCGGTATTTTTTATACGCTCGATGCCGAACTTGGCCAATACCCTGTTCTCGTCGATGAGGGGCACGACATCGGCCGCAGTCCCCAGGGCGACAAGATCGAGCTCATCATAGAGCTCGGCCGGGTCCATGTCGGTAAAGGTATACAGCGCCTGGAGAAGCTTGAACATGACACCGACCCCGGCAAGCTCGCGGAAGGGGTAATTACAGTCGTTCCGCTTGGGATCGAGTACAGCCATTGCATCAGGGAGTACAGACTGGGGCTCATGGTGATCGGTTATGATGAAATCGATGCCTTTTTTCTTGATATACTCCGCCTCATCGAAAGCAGTTATTCCCGAATCGACACTCATGATGAGCGTCGCACCGAAATTAATCGCGTTATCGATGCCCTCGCGGGAAACACCATACCCCTCCTTGAAACGGTTGGGCACATGGTATCCCACCTGAAGACCCAGGTTCGACATGACCCTGATAAAGAGTGCCGTTCCGCACACGCCATCAACATCATAATCGCCAAGTATCATGATTCGCTCGCCGTTGGTCAGCGCCCGTTTGAGCCGTTTAACAGCTTTTTCCATATCGGCCATCAGAAACGGATCGCGAAGATCGTTGAGGGACGGATTTATAAATGCTTCAGCTTCTGCCATGGTCGATATGTTCCTGATGGCAAGCATCCGTGCGAAATGCTTCGGCATCGGTCGTTCATTTATCAGACGATCGGCCATGATTTCAAAATCACGACCGGGGAGAACCCATTTTGGCTCTTTTGCATCCATGTCAGAATCCATACCTCAATGTCATGGTGATATAATTCCTGATTCTTGGCGGAAATGCTTGTGTTTCTCTTACGATTCGCTTCGCGCTCAACATGAACTCGTAATCATTCGATCTATTCTTAAAAAGACAACAATCAATACCGTAAGTCTGATCGACCTCCCGTCGATATAAATTAAATGCGCTTCCTGCTTTTTTCCAGTCTTTCCTTATGGCGTAGATATATCGTGGAGTAACCACCATCCAGTCGGTAAAACGGTAATCAACCGCCAGATTGCAGAACCTCTTTATACCCTCCTCAACAGGAATCATGTCCCGCTTCATGTTCAGATTCCCGTAGTCGTTCTCCTCCACCATGAGTCCTATTTTCAGAAGCGTCTTTTCTGTTACCGCCACATCGGTCCATGTTTCCGAAGAAACTCTCCTCGTTATGTTGCTTCTCGGTAACTGAGGAATCTCGTAATCATACTCGATATAGTTCGCATAAACATTCACCTCATGTCTAATCGACAGAAACGATGCAGGCACATAAACGAGGGAAGGGGAAAAGAGATACGTCTTCATCCATTTGTTCTGTGACGACTGCGAAATGTCTATATTTACATAATGCGTCTCAAGCATGCGAAAGTCAAGAATAGTCTGAAAATTATCGGAAAAACTTCTGTGATATTTCGCTCCGCTTTCGAATTTCAGCTCATCACGGTCATTGGAAACCCCCTGGGGAGTATCGTTCCGGGTGCGCCATATCCATCCGAACACACTGAGGCTGTCCGATTTACCGAACGTGATCCCGATATCCCCCTTTGTAATGACATCGGTCTGGGTTCTCGACCGTATTTTCAACTGGACATCCTTGACATCCTTCGTATACCCGGCTTCCCAGCCCGCTGAAATTCGATTCCCTATCCTTTTTACCGCTCTGACCCGAAAATCCCTGAGACTGGTCTCAAGATTGTTGTGGAATTTCGATATCGAAAGGGAGTCCTCGTTTGCGGTATCGTCCGTTTTCCCGCTTCCAAGCTTCATGTTAATCAGAAATGACGTTCTGTCCTGGTAAGAATTCAGGTCTCCCCGGAACAGCGACAGCTCGAAATTACGGTCATTCTGGTTCCTCAGCTCGATGGTACTGCGACTGTCACCGCCTTCGCCTTTCTTGACATCATAATACCCGATTGTGGATCTGTCATCATTGACTTTCATCGCAACCGTTGCAAAATCATAGTCGTATGCGAGAGCGCCCGACAGAGAATACCGGTCGTTTTTTCGGGCCATTCTGGACTTGTTGACATTGGCATCAAAAAAAGTATGGAGATTTGTATTTGTTCTCAACGGCCTGTCGTCGTAATTCAGCCTTCCTTTGAACGTGGTGCCGCTGTCATCTTTTCCGAAACGTGTATCGGAGGTATGTTCGACAGCACCGCTCATTTTCGTACTCTCTCCCGGTATATACCGCAACGAACCGCCATAATTGACTGTCATGAGTGATTTTCCGACAGAATTCATGGAATCTCTGTTGAAGTTTTCATCGGCCATGAAACCAAGACTTATCTTATCGGATGCAGCATAGTTCAGTGCGGCCCTGTTATTGATATCGTCCTTCCACCGGTTCTCGACATCGGAACCTGTCCTCATGTTGAGCTCGGTTGAC
It contains:
- the recJ gene encoding single-stranded-DNA-specific exonuclease RecJ; translation: MDAKEPKWVLPGRDFEIMADRLINERPMPKHFARMLAIRNISTMAEAEAFINPSLNDLRDPFLMADMEKAVKRLKRALTNGERIMILGDYDVDGVCGTALFIRVMSNLGLQVGYHVPNRFKEGYGVSREGIDNAINFGATLIMSVDSGITAFDEAEYIKKKGIDFIITDHHEPQSVLPDAMAVLDPKRNDCNYPFRELAGVGVMFKLLQALYTFTDMDPAELYDELDLVALGTAADVVPLIDENRVLAKFGIERIKNTANTGLAALMEISRAVKERSNSNNIVYFLAPRLNAPGRLSNASKTVDLLICENWLKALKIADEIEKENSVRRMMNDRVYNEAEAMILAMSHDEWNTGIVLASENWHQGVIGIAASRIVEKYYLPTVLISLEHNDGKGSARSIKEFDICAAMGECEDILDTYGGHKYAAGLSIKADKIGEFKVRFRDIIRRDLSLGVPLPSITIDSELDLSSLNDTMINFLNKLSPFGENNPMPLFLTRKLLSVGEPRIVGKNHLKFKVTDNTMVFDAIAFNMGDYLGRVRIGGPPMDVLYNVERNYWMGRKTIQLVVKAIR